One bacterium genomic region harbors:
- the thiF gene encoding sulfur carrier protein ThiS adenylyltransferase ThiF: MPESGPFIALTVDERARRAPRGTTLFALRDALKPGADVLVVNGFPRTADVELADGDVVALIRRGEIPARDELESLMAARHTPGVHARVKRAAAGIAGCGGLGSAAAIALARVGIGRLRLVDFDVVEPSNLNRQQFFVDQIGRPKVEALAENLARINPFVVVETERRRIGRDDAAAVFAGCDVVLECFDDPLAKRELLLGLRAGAPATPLVAASGVAGFGTANSVRVRRAMENVWVVGDGETAAAPKTGLMAPRVGVAAHHQANAALRLILGLDPVE, from the coding sequence ATGCCCGAGAGCGGTCCCTTCATTGCGCTGACGGTCGACGAGCGCGCGCGCCGCGCGCCGCGCGGGACGACGCTGTTCGCGCTGCGCGACGCGCTGAAGCCGGGCGCCGACGTGCTCGTGGTCAACGGATTCCCGCGGACCGCGGACGTCGAACTTGCCGACGGCGACGTCGTGGCGCTGATCCGCCGCGGCGAGATCCCCGCGCGCGACGAGCTGGAGTCGCTGATGGCGGCGCGCCACACGCCGGGCGTCCACGCGCGGGTCAAGCGGGCCGCGGCGGGGATCGCCGGCTGCGGCGGCCTCGGCAGCGCGGCGGCGATCGCGCTGGCGCGGGTCGGGATCGGGCGGCTGCGGCTCGTGGACTTCGACGTCGTCGAGCCGAGCAACCTCAACCGGCAGCAGTTCTTCGTCGATCAGATCGGGCGGCCGAAGGTCGAGGCGCTCGCCGAGAACCTCGCGCGGATCAACCCGTTCGTCGTCGTCGAGACGGAGCGGCGGCGGATCGGGCGGGACGACGCGGCGGCGGTCTTCGCCGGCTGCGACGTCGTGCTGGAGTGCTTCGACGACCCGCTCGCCAAGCGCGAGCTGCTGCTCGGGCTGCGCGCCGGCGCCCCGGCGACGCCGCTCGTCGCCGCGTCGGGGGTCGCCGGCTTCGGCACGGCGAACTCCGTGCGCGTGCGGCGGGCGATGGAGAACGTCTGGGTCGTGGGCGACGGCGAGACGGCGGCCGCGCCGAAAACGGGGCTGATGGCGCCGCGGGTCGGCGTCGCCGCGCACCATCAGGCGAACGCGGCGCTGCGGCTGATCCTCGGGCTCGACCCGGTGGAATGA
- the thiS gene encoding sulfur carrier protein ThiS, with protein sequence MRLRLNGELRDVPEGTTIGALIASLGLAAERVAVEVDGDVFGGAEAADRELRPDERVELIQFVGGG encoded by the coding sequence ATGAGGCTGCGATTGAACGGCGAGTTGCGCGACGTTCCGGAGGGGACGACGATCGGCGCGTTGATCGCGTCGCTCGGCCTCGCCGCCGAGCGGGTCGCGGTGGAAGTCGACGGCGACGTCTTCGGCGGGGCGGAAGCGGCGGACCGCGAGCTGCGGCCGGACGAGCGCGTCGAACTGATCCAGTTCGTCGGCGGCGGTTGA